GCTTCGACGCCCCCGGCGGCGACGAGTTGGCCTACAGCGCCGTCCCGGACGAAGACGCCAACGCCCAGACTGTCGTCATCGAGCGGTTGTTCGCCCCCGAACCGAGCGAACCGCGCCGCAGGCCCGCCCTGCTACTCGGTAGTGGGTTGGCGGTCGTCGGCATCAGCGCGGTGCTGGCCCTGGAGATCGCGCTGGCGATCGGGATCCGCACGACCGGGACGGTCGCACTGCGACCCACGCCCGCCCAGAACCTCATCGTGCCCACTCAGCAGGCCCCCGCGCCCGTCGAAGCGTCGGCGCCGGCGCAGCGGATCAACGTGCCGGAGCCGGTCGCGGCGCCCAAGCCGATGGCCGCGCCCATCCCGGCGGCCCCGGTCCCCGCGGCGCCCCCGCCGCTCCCGGCCGCGCCACCGATCCCGGCTCCGGCCCCGGCGGCCCCGGTGGTGCCCGTCCCGGTTCTGATCCCGCCGCTGGCGCCCGTCATCGCGCCGCCTCCTATTCGCTTGCCCGTGCCCAATCCGGTGCTGACGCCGCCGGTCATTCAGGCGCCACCGCACATATCGGTCCCACAACCCGTGGTGCCGCAGGCGCCGGTGCACGTCCCGCAGCCGGTGACGCCGCCCCACGTCGGTGGCCAGGTTCCGGATTCGCCGCCCAAGCCCAGCGGGCCGGGTACCGGGGGCGGACATCTGCCGTTCCCGGGAACCGGCCCCGGCGATGAGGGTGGCGGCGGACCGATCCACATTCCCGGCGCGGGTCCGGGTGGCCCGGGCGGCCCGGGCGCGGGCGGAGGTCCGATCCATTTGCCGGGCGGTGGCGGCCCGCCCGGTGGTGGCCCGATCGGTGGGGGCCCGATTGGTGGCGGTGGTCCGTTCGGGGGTGGCGGTCCGTTGGGTGGCGGCCACGGCGGCGGTCCGATCGGCGGCGGTCCGTTCGGCGGTGGTGGCCCGTTCGGCGGTGGTGGCCCGATCGGTGGCGGCGGCCCCTTCGGGGGCGGCGGCCACGGCGGCGGTCCGATCGGCGGCGGGGGTCCCTTCGGTGGCGGCGGCTTCGGTGGCGGCGGCCACGGCGGCTTCGGCGGTGGCGGCGGCTTCGGCGGCGGCGGTGGCTTCGGTGGCGGCCACGGCGGGGGCGGCGGCGGGCACCACTAGCCCGCCAATTCAGCCAATGCACAGGGTTTCGCGCCCCCAACGCGCGGCGCCGCGCGGGTAGGGTCGGGGACATCGGGGCCGGCCGAAAAACCGTGCCGCCCGAGTGGCAGGACTGCTTAGTGCCCAGCCGATCCCGGGTTTTACGCCCTTCCGGTGCGGGGGCACCTGCAGCAGCTATCCAGGGGGAATTGCAGCAGTGGTGGGCATTGTGCTTGGCGTCTCGATGGCGCCAACGAAGGTCCGCATGGTGCTGGTCGAGGGGGAATGCGCCGACGGCGTCACCGTCGACCAGGACAGTTTCGAGGTTGAGAGCGCCGCGCGCGGCGCGGGCGGCGCCTCGACGGCGCCCGCGCGGGTGATCTCGGCCATTCTCGGTACCCGGGAAGGTGCGGCCGAGGGCGGCTACCGACTGCTCTCTACCGGCGTGACGTGGACCGACCACGTCGAGGCCGCCATGCTGCGCGACGCGCTGGTCACCCACAGGGTCGAAAACGTCATGCTGGTCTCGACCTTCATGGCGGCGGCCGCGCTTGCGCAGGCCATCGGCGACGCCACCGCCTACCAGCGCACCGCGTTGCTTTTTGTCGAGCCGTACACCGCCACCTTGGCGGTGGTCAACACCGCCGACGGCGCGATCTCCGACGTGCGCCGCACCGTCCTCGCCGAGGACGAGGACCGAGCGGTCGCGGAGCTCGTCGAGATGGTCGCCGACGCCGATGACCTCGACGGCGCTCCCGATGGGGTGGTCGTGGTCGGTTCCGGAGTTGACATCCCGCTGATCAAGCCCGCGCTCGAGGCCGCCACCCCGCTGCCGGTGTCCGCGCCGGACGAGCCGGAAATGGCGCTGGCCCGGGGCGCCGCCCTGGCCGCGGCCAACGCGCCCCTGTTCGCGTCGTCCACGGCCGCATTCGCCTACGCCCTGGATCCGGGGACCGGCCAGGTCGACCCGCAGGCGGTCGTGTACGCCCGGGTGTCCGTCCCCGACACCACCGGCAAGCCCAACGTGGCCTACAGCGCGGTTCCCGACGAGGACGCCGACGCCCCGACCGTCCTGGGGCTGGACGAGGGCGCCCGGAGGCGCAAGTCATTCCTGCTGGTCGGCAGCGCACTGGCGGTCATCTTCATCACCGCCGTGGTGGCGCTGGAGATCGCCCTGGCAATCGGCATCCGCCCGACGGTCGCGCTGCGGCCCAGCCCCAACGAGAACATCGTGGTCCCGGCCAAGCCCGCGCCGGCGCCGGTGATCCAGGCGAGGCCGAGGATCGCGGCGCCCGCGCCGGTGGCCGCCCCGCATCCGATGAGCCCACCCGCGATAGCGCCGGTCCCCGCGGCCCCGCCGGCGCCGGTCCCCATCCCCGTGGTTCCGCCGCCCGTGTTCGTCCCCGTGCCGCGCGTGCCGATCGTCGGGCCGCCGGCGCCCCGGTTCGGCGGCGGCCCGGCCTCCCGCGGTCCGTTCGGCGGCCACGGTCCGTTCGGTGGGGGTCCCTTCGGCGGCGGCCCGGCCTTCCGCGGTCCGTTCGGCGGCCGCGGTCCGTTCGGTGGGGGTCCCTTCGGCGGCGGCCCGGCCTTCCGCGGTCCCTTCGGCGGCCACGGTCCGTTCGGTGGGGGTCCCTTCGGCGGCCACGGTTTCGGCGGCGGTCATGGATTCGGGGGCCACCGATAGACGTCGTGCTCGGTATAGCGATGGCCCCCGAGACCGTCCGCATGGTGTTGGTCGAAGGGGAGGCCGCCGGCGGGGTGACCGTCGACCAGGACGCCTTTCCCGTCGGGGGCGCGGCGGGAGCCACCGCCGATCAGGTGGTCGAGGCCATTCTCGGTACCAGGGAGAGCGCGGCGCGTGGCGGCTATCAGCTGGCGTCGAGCGGGGTGACCTGGACGGATCCGGCCAAGGCTGCCGCGCTTCGAGACGCCCTGGCGGCGCGCAGGGTCGAGAACGTCATGCTCGTCTCGGCGTTCGTCGCCGCGGCGGCGCTGGCGCAGGCGGTCGGCAGCGCGATCCAGTGCTCCCGCACCGCGCTCCTCCTCGTCGAGCCGGGGACGGCCACCCTGGCTGTCGTCGACACCGCCGACGGGTCGGTCGCCGACGTGCATCGCCGACCCCTGCCGCGCGGTGACGGCGCGGCGCTCGCGGAAGTGTCCGCCATGGCGGGGAAGGCTGAGTCGTTGAGAAGCCGCCCGGACGGGGTGCTGCTGGTCGGCTCGGGTGTGGACGTCGCGCTCATCAAGCCGACGGTGGACGCGGCGACTTCGCTGTCGGTCGCGGCGCCCGAGGAGCCCGAAATGGCGCTGGCCCGGGGTGCCGCGCTGGCGTCGGCCAACGCGCACCTGGGCGCGCCGCGCACGGTGGCGATGCCGGGAGCGCAGGACCCGGTGACCGCCGAGCGTCAACTCGCCTACAGCGCCGAATCGGAGGACGAAACCGGCGCGGACCTCGAAGCCCCGGCCGCGCGGACGAGCCGCAAGCCGGTGGCCGCTATCGTCGGCGCGACGATGACCTTCGTTGTCGGCGTGGTCGCGCTGGCGCTGGCCATCGGGATCAGGTCACACGCGGAACAGCGGCCCGACATCAGCAAGAACGTCGTCGCTCCGGCGACCCAGCCGCCACCCCCGGCGGCCCCCGCGCCCGCCCAGCCGTCGCCCCCCGCAGCCCCGGTTCCGGCCCCGAGCGTCAACCCTCCACCGCAGTGGGTGCCGCCGCACCCCAGGGACGACGACCATGGCGCCGACGACTGGCTGCGCCGTCACCTCGAGCGCGGGATTCCCATTCCGCTGCCGGACCAATAGCCGCGTAAAATCTGGGTACTAGGGGAACACCAGGTGGGGACTCGGTAACGGTCGCGAATATCGGATCTTGCAATCACGGCATCCTCATCGTGACGGACTAGCAAACAGTAGTGGAGGAGCTTTGGACACCGTACTCGGAGTGTCAATGGCGCCGACAGCAGTCCGGATGGTCCTGGTGGAAGGCGAAAATGGGGATGGCGCCACTGTAGATCAGGACAATTTCGACGTACCGGCCAACGACGACGCAGCAACGATCAGCGCGGTCGACCAGGTGGTATCGGCGATCCTTGGGACGCGAGAGGGGGCGGCCGAGGGCGGCTACCAGCTGGCGTCTACGGGGGTGACGTTCACCGACCCGGTCGAGGCTGCCGCCCTGCGCGATGCGCTAGCGACTCACAAAGTCGAAAATGTGATGCTCGTCTCGGCCTTCCTGGCCGCGGCCGCGCTGGCCCAGACCGTGGGCCACCAGACCAACTACGCGCGCACCGCGCTGCTCTACATCGAGCCCGAGTCCGCGACCCTGGCCGTCGTCGATAGCTCGGACGGGTCCGTCACGGACGTGCACCGGCAGCCCCTGCCGGACGACGACGACGCGGCGGTGGCCCAGCTCGCCACCATGGTGTCCGGTGTCGAGTCGTTGGACACGCGGCCGGACGCGGTGTTCGTCGTCGGCTCGGGCATCGACATCCCGATGATCAAGCCGGTGCTGGAAGCGGCGACCACGCTTCCACTCGCGGCCCCCGAAGAGCCGGAGACGGCCCTGGCCCGCGGCGCCGCGCTGGCGTCGGCGAACGCGCCGCTGTTCGCTTCTTCTACTGCCGCCCTGGCCTACGCGCAGGATCCCGGCACCGGCGCCCTCAACCCGTTCGCGGTGGCGCCCGGCTATTTCGAGACACCAGGCACCCTCGGCGAGGACGCCCTGGCCTACAGCGCGGTTCCCGACGAGCCGGACGACCCCTTCGTCGGCGAGCCGACCGGCGCGACGGCGCTCGTCCCCGGCCTCGGGGAGCGCAGGTCGATCCGCCTGGTGGGAGCCGCAGTGGCGATGGTCTTCGTCGTCGGGGTGGTGGCGCTGGTCGTCTCGCTGGCGATCGCGATCCGGCCGACGGCCGCGGTCCAGCCCGCCCCCGGTCAGCACGCCGTGGCGCCCCCGCAGGCGGTGCCCGCCCCGGCGCCGGCGCCCGCGGCCCCCGCCCCGGCGCCCGTCCCCGAGGCGAACGTGCCCGCGCCGGCCCCGGCTCCGGAGGCCCCGGCGCCCGCGCCGCAGGCGCCCGCCCCGGTTCCCGAGGCGCCCGCACCGGCCCCCGCGCCGATTCCGGAGGCCCCGGCGCCCGCCCCGATACCCGAGGCGCCCGCGCCCGCGCCCGCTCCGGTTCCCGAGGCTCCCGCGCCCCTGCCACCCCCGCCGGTGGTGGCACCGATACCGGTCCCGATCCCGCTGCCGATACCCGGGCTCGTGGGCCGCGCATCGGTGGGCCCCCTGGGGGCGGATTCGGGCCCGGACCCGGCTTCGGCCCGGGTGGCGGCGGCCACGAGGGGCCGCACGGCGGGGGCGGGTTCCCCGGCTTCCCGGGTGGTGGCGGCGGCCACGGCGGTTTCGGCGGGGGCCACGGCGGCTTCGGCCACCGCTAGCTCCTGAAGAGCCAGCCGTCATCTGCCGTTTGCCTCCCGCTCAGGCCAGCGATGCAGTTCGCTCATCGCGGACACTTACACCAGTGGTATGCGATGCACCGTTTTCGGCACCGGCTACCTGGGCGCCACCCACGCCGTGGGGATGGCCGAACTGGGTCACGAGGTCGTCGGGGTCGACATCGACCCGGGCAAGGTCGCCAAGCTGGCCGGTGGTGACATTCCGTTCTACGAACCGGGGCTGCGAAAGCTGCTGCAGGAGAACCTGGCCGCGGGGCGGTTGCGGTTCACCACCGACTACGACGTGGCGGCCGACTTCGCCGACGTGCACTTCCTGGGCGTCGGCACGCCTCAGAAGAAGGGCGAATACGCCGCCGACTTGCGGCACGTGTACGCCGTGGTCGACGCGCTGGTGCCGCGCCTGACGAGATCGTCGGTGCTGGTGGGCAAGTCGACGGTTCCGGTGGGAACGGCCGCCGAATTGAACCATCGGGCGGCCGGTTTGGCGCCACGCGGGGTCGACGTCGAGA
This genomic window from Mycobacterium saskatchewanense contains:
- a CDS encoding DUF7159 family protein, which gives rise to MAPTAVRMVLVEGENGDGATVDQDNFDVPANDDAATISAVDQVVSAILGTREGAAEGGYQLASTGVTFTDPVEAAALRDALATHKVENVMLVSAFLAAAALAQTVGHQTNYARTALLYIEPESATLAVVDSSDGSVTDVHRQPLPDDDDAAVAQLATMVSGVESLDTRPDAVFVVGSGIDIPMIKPVLEAATTLPLAAPEEPETALARGAALASANAPLFASSTAALAYAQDPGTGALNPFAVAPGYFETPGTLGEDALAYSAVPDEPDDPFVGEPTGATALVPGLGERRSIRLVGAAVAMVFVVGVVALVVSLAIAIRPTAAVQPAPGQHAVAPPQAVPAPAPAPAAPAPAPVPEANVPAPAPAPEAPAPAPQAPAPVPEAPAPAPAPIPEAPAPAPIPEAPAPAPAPVPEAPAPLPPPPVVAPIPVPIPLPIPGLVGRASVGPLGADSGPDPASARVAAATRGRTAGAGSPASRVVAAATAVSAGATAASATASS
- a CDS encoding DUF7159 family protein — protein: MDVVLGIAMAPETVRMVLVEGEAAGGVTVDQDAFPVGGAAGATADQVVEAILGTRESAARGGYQLASSGVTWTDPAKAAALRDALAARRVENVMLVSAFVAAAALAQAVGSAIQCSRTALLLVEPGTATLAVVDTADGSVADVHRRPLPRGDGAALAEVSAMAGKAESLRSRPDGVLLVGSGVDVALIKPTVDAATSLSVAAPEEPEMALARGAALASANAHLGAPRTVAMPGAQDPVTAERQLAYSAESEDETGADLEAPAARTSRKPVAAIVGATMTFVVGVVALALAIGIRSHAEQRPDISKNVVAPATQPPPPAAPAPAQPSPPAAPVPAPSVNPPPQWVPPHPRDDDHGADDWLRRHLERGIPIPLPDQ
- a CDS encoding DUF7159 family protein; translation: MVGIVLGVSMAPTKVRMVLVEGECADGVTVDQDSFEVESAARGAGGASTAPARVISAILGTREGAAEGGYRLLSTGVTWTDHVEAAMLRDALVTHRVENVMLVSTFMAAAALAQAIGDATAYQRTALLFVEPYTATLAVVNTADGAISDVRRTVLAEDEDRAVAELVEMVADADDLDGAPDGVVVVGSGVDIPLIKPALEAATPLPVSAPDEPEMALARGAALAAANAPLFASSTAAFAYALDPGTGQVDPQAVVYARVSVPDTTGKPNVAYSAVPDEDADAPTVLGLDEGARRRKSFLLVGSALAVIFITAVVALEIALAIGIRPTVALRPSPNENIVVPAKPAPAPVIQARPRIAAPAPVAAPHPMSPPAIAPVPAAPPAPVPIPVVPPPVFVPVPRVPIVGPPAPRFGGGPASRGPFGGHGPFGGGPFGGGPAFRGPFGGRGPFGGGPFGGGPAFRGPFGGHGPFGGGPFGGHGFGGGHGFGGHR
- a CDS encoding DUF7159 family protein; the encoded protein is MAPASIQMVVLEGENADGATVEEDEFDVAAADDTATATAPDQVLAAILGTREGAAEAGLELSSIGVTWTDQLDAAALRDALATHKIENVMLVSAFLAATALAQNVGGAVGYERTAVLFVEPDTATLAVVETSDGSITDVYQRPIQAESYDEATEQLTDLLTRLNELPTAPGGLFLVGSGVDIAPIKPALESATPFEVSAPEEPETALARGAALAAANAPLFASSTAALAYALDPGTGALDGYVLPEYLSFDAPGGDELAYSAVPDEDANAQTVVIERLFAPEPSEPRRRPALLLGSGLAVVGISAVLALEIALAIGIRTTGTVALRPTPAQNLIVPTQQAPAPVEASAPAQRINVPEPVAAPKPMAAPIPAAPVPAAPPPLPAAPPIPAPAPAAPVVPVPVLIPPLAPVIAPPPIRLPVPNPVLTPPVIQAPPHISVPQPVVPQAPVHVPQPVTPPHVGGQVPDSPPKPSGPGTGGGHLPFPGTGPGDEGGGGPIHIPGAGPGGPGGPGAGGGPIHLPGGGGPPGGGPIGGGPIGGGGPFGGGGPLGGGHGGGPIGGGPFGGGGPFGGGGPIGGGGPFGGGGHGGGPIGGGGPFGGGGFGGGGHGGFGGGGGFGGGGGFGGGHGGGGGGHH